One genomic segment of Streptococcus salivarius includes these proteins:
- the tpx gene encoding thiol peroxidase, which produces MPTFIGKPVTVAEDKQLQVGDTLRDFNLTATDLTKKSLSEFDGKKKVISIVPSIDTGICSTQTRTFNKELSELDDTVVITISVDLPFAQARWCGAEGLENAIMLSDYYDNSFGKDYGVLIEEWHLLARAVLVADADNKITYVEYLDNINTDPNYEAAVAAVKSL; this is translated from the coding sequence ATGCCAACATTTATTGGAAAACCAGTTACAGTAGCAGAAGACAAACAACTTCAAGTTGGAGATACCTTGCGTGACTTTAATTTGACAGCAACAGATTTAACGAAAAAATCACTTTCAGAATTCGATGGAAAGAAAAAAGTTATCTCTATCGTTCCATCAATCGATACTGGTATTTGTTCAACTCAAACACGTACCTTTAACAAGGAATTGTCAGAACTAGATGATACTGTAGTTATTACTATTTCAGTGGACCTACCATTTGCACAAGCTCGTTGGTGTGGTGCTGAAGGACTTGAAAATGCCATCATGCTTTCTGACTACTATGATAATAGTTTCGGTAAAGACTATGGTGTCCTTATTGAAGAATGGCACTTGTTAGCGCGTGCAGTATTAGTGGCAGACGCTGACAACAAGATTACTTATGTCGAATATTTGGACAATATCAATACTGATCCAAACTATGAAGCGGCAGTAGCAGCAGTTAAAAGCTTATAA
- a CDS encoding alanine/glycine:cation symporter family protein, producing the protein MLDFFTTIDDFVWGPPLLVLLVGTGIYLTIRLGLLQVLRLPKAFKLIFAEDKGEGDISSFAALATALAATVGTGNIVGVATAIKTGGPGALFWMWIAAFFGMATKYSEGLLAIKFRTLDDQGNVSGGPMYYITHGFSGKWQTIAKPLAYFFAFAGVLVAWLGIGTFSQVNSITASLQNSFDWSPKIVSVILALITAAIIFGGIQSISKVSEKVVPFMAGLYILAALVVIFTNFNQLLPVLGMVFQSAFTGKAAVGGFAGATVMVAMRLGIARGVFSNESGLGSAPIAAAAAKTEEPVEQGLISMTGTFIDTIIICTLTGLAILVTGQWSGSLEGAPMTQAAFSSVFGTFGEIALTLSLVLFAFTTILGWSYYGERCFEFIFKSTKFLPLYRLIFVVMVALGGYLTLDVVWKIADIVNGLMALPNLIALLVLSPIIFKETKSYFERHK; encoded by the coding sequence ATGTTAGACTTTTTTACTACCATTGATGATTTTGTCTGGGGTCCACCCCTTCTGGTCCTTCTTGTAGGAACTGGGATTTACCTTACAATTCGTCTTGGTCTTTTGCAAGTTCTTCGTCTTCCTAAAGCTTTTAAACTTATCTTTGCTGAAGATAAAGGGGAAGGTGATATTTCTAGTTTTGCAGCCCTTGCGACTGCTCTCGCAGCAACTGTTGGTACAGGTAACATTGTCGGTGTAGCTACTGCCATCAAGACTGGTGGACCAGGTGCCCTTTTCTGGATGTGGATTGCCGCTTTCTTTGGTATGGCAACCAAATATTCCGAAGGTCTTTTGGCTATTAAATTCCGTACACTTGACGACCAAGGTAATGTCTCTGGTGGTCCAATGTATTACATCACACACGGTTTTTCTGGGAAATGGCAAACAATTGCTAAACCTTTGGCCTACTTCTTTGCCTTTGCAGGTGTGCTTGTTGCATGGTTGGGGATTGGTACTTTCTCTCAAGTTAACTCAATCACCGCTTCACTTCAAAATAGCTTTGACTGGTCACCAAAAATCGTAAGTGTCATTCTTGCTCTTATCACTGCTGCTATCATTTTTGGTGGTATCCAATCTATCTCTAAAGTTTCTGAAAAGGTCGTACCATTTATGGCTGGGCTCTATATCTTAGCAGCTCTTGTGGTTATCTTTACTAACTTTAATCAACTTCTTCCAGTCCTTGGAATGGTCTTCCAATCTGCCTTTACTGGTAAAGCAGCCGTTGGTGGTTTTGCTGGTGCAACAGTCATGGTTGCTATGCGTCTTGGTATTGCGCGTGGTGTCTTCTCTAATGAGTCAGGTCTTGGATCAGCTCCTATCGCTGCAGCTGCTGCTAAGACTGAAGAACCTGTTGAACAAGGTTTGATTTCAATGACAGGTACTTTCATTGATACGATTATCATCTGTACGCTTACTGGTCTTGCTATCCTTGTAACGGGTCAATGGTCAGGTAGCCTAGAAGGTGCCCCAATGACACAAGCAGCCTTCTCTTCTGTTTTTGGTACATTTGGTGAAATTGCCTTAACACTTTCTTTGGTTCTCTTTGCCTTTACAACAATCTTGGGTTGGTCTTACTACGGTGAACGTTGTTTCGAATTCATTTTCAAATCAACGAAATTCCTTCCACTCTACCGCCTCATTTTTGTAGTCATGGTTGCCCTTGGTGGATACCTCACACTTGATGTTGTTTGGAAAATTGCGGATATCGTAAACGGTTTGATGGCATTGCCTAACTTGATTGCCCTCCTTGTTCTCTCACCAATCATCTTCAAAGAAACTAAATCATACTTTGAACGTCACAAATAA
- a CDS encoding restriction endonuclease subunit S, with amino-acid sequence MSEKERPQLIIDYEANTDKLVRLGDVVDQFKGKAVPAKAEPGEFAVINLSDMTPNGIAYDDLKTFSEERRKLLRFLLEDGDVLIASKGTVQKVAVFEDQGKREVVASSNITVLRPKEKLRGFYIKFFLETEIGRAYLDYADKGKAVLNLSTADLLDIKIPEIPIVKQDYQIAAYLRGRADFHRKMVRAEQEWENIQHNVTEALFGN; translated from the coding sequence ATGTCTGAAAAAGAAAGACCTCAACTGATTATCGATTACGAAGCTAACACAGACAAACTTGTTCGTTTAGGCGATGTTGTCGATCAATTTAAAGGAAAAGCTGTCCCTGCTAAGGCAGAACCTGGCGAATTCGCTGTCATTAATCTATCGGATATGACACCCAACGGCATTGCTTACGATGACCTAAAAACATTTTCTGAGGAACGCCGCAAACTTTTACGCTTTCTCTTAGAAGATGGAGATGTGCTTATTGCATCTAAGGGAACTGTTCAAAAAGTTGCCGTTTTCGAAGATCAGGGCAAGCGTGAAGTTGTTGCCTCATCCAATATTACAGTATTACGACCTAAGGAAAAACTCCGTGGTTTCTACATAAAGTTCTTCCTTGAGACCGAAATTGGTCGGGCCTATTTAGATTATGCTGATAAGGGAAAGGCTGTCCTCAATTTATCGACAGCTGACCTCTTGGACATCAAAATTCCTGAGATACCGATTGTTAAGCAAGATTACCAAATTGCGGCCTATCTACGTGGGCGTGCCGATTTCCACCGTAAGATGGTTCGTGCAGAGCAAGAGTGGGAAAATATCCAACACAATGTTACAGAAGCTCTATTTGGAAATTAA
- the pcrA gene encoding DNA helicase PcrA — translation MNPLLTGMNDKQAEAVQTTEGPLLIMAGAGSGKTRVLTHRIAYLIDEKMINPWNILAITFTNKAAREMRERAMALNPATSETLIATFHSMCVRILRREADHIGYNRNFTIVDPGEQRTLMKRILKNLNLDPKKWNERAILGTISNAKNDLLDEVAYEHQAGDMYTQIVAKCYKAYQEELRRSEAMDFDDLIMMTLRLFDKNPDVLAYYQQRYQYIHVDEYQDTNHAQYQLVKLLASRFKNICVVGDADQSIYGWRGADMQNILDFEKDYPEAKVVLLEENYRSTKKILQAANEVIKNNRNRRPKKLWTQNDDGEQIVYYRANDERDEAVFVASTIDNIIREEGKNFKDFAVLYRTNAQSRTIEEALLKSNIPYTMVGGTKFYSRKEIRDVISYLNLVANPADNISFERVINEPKRGVGPGTLEKIRTFAYEQNMSLLDASANIMLSPIKGKAAQGVYDFANMILNLRDQLDGLSITEAVETVLDKSGYLDALSMQQTLESQARIENIEEFMSVTKNFDETNTDGTEDETGIDRLGRFLNDLALIADTDDGDMEAAEVTLMTLHAAKGLEFPVVFLIGMEEGVFPLSRASEDPEELEEERRLAYVGITRAEEILFLTNANTRTLFGKTSYNRPSRFLREISDDLLQYQGLARPANSSFGVRFTKEEPTQFGQGMSLQQALQTRKANAQPQRHTGAQPFSKATGGLPFGKTSDSGNSATDWEIGDIAHHKKWGDGTVLEVTGSGKTQELKIKFPEVGLKKVLASVAPIEKK, via the coding sequence ATGAACCCATTATTAACTGGTATGAATGACAAACAGGCCGAAGCCGTCCAAACGACTGAGGGGCCTTTATTGATTATGGCTGGTGCAGGATCTGGGAAGACACGTGTGCTTACCCACCGCATTGCCTACCTCATTGACGAGAAAATGATTAACCCCTGGAATATCCTAGCCATTACCTTTACCAATAAGGCAGCTCGTGAGATGCGTGAACGTGCTATGGCTTTAAATCCAGCAACTTCAGAAACCTTGATTGCAACCTTCCATAGTATGTGCGTGCGAATTCTTCGTCGTGAAGCGGACCATATTGGCTACAACCGAAACTTTACTATCGTAGATCCTGGTGAACAACGTACTTTGATGAAACGTATTCTCAAGAATCTTAACCTAGATCCTAAGAAGTGGAATGAACGTGCCATCTTAGGGACGATTTCCAACGCCAAAAATGACCTCTTGGATGAAGTGGCCTACGAGCACCAGGCCGGTGATATGTACACCCAAATTGTTGCTAAATGTTATAAGGCCTATCAAGAGGAGCTCCGTCGTAGTGAAGCTATGGATTTTGACGATTTAATTATGATGACTTTGCGTCTCTTTGACAAAAATCCTGATGTTCTCGCCTATTATCAGCAGCGTTATCAGTATATTCACGTGGATGAGTACCAAGATACCAACCATGCTCAATATCAGTTGGTAAAACTCTTGGCTTCTCGCTTCAAGAATATCTGTGTCGTAGGTGATGCTGACCAATCAATCTACGGTTGGCGTGGGGCTGATATGCAGAATATCCTTGATTTTGAGAAGGACTATCCTGAAGCCAAGGTAGTTCTCTTGGAAGAAAACTACCGTTCAACCAAGAAAATTCTCCAGGCGGCCAACGAAGTCATCAAGAACAACCGCAATCGCCGTCCTAAAAAACTTTGGACTCAAAATGATGACGGTGAACAAATCGTTTATTACCGTGCTAATGACGAGCGTGATGAAGCTGTTTTTGTTGCTTCAACTATTGATAACATTATTCGTGAAGAGGGTAAGAACTTCAAGGATTTCGCTGTACTTTATCGTACTAATGCTCAGTCTCGTACTATCGAGGAAGCCTTGCTCAAGTCTAATATTCCTTATACCATGGTTGGTGGTACCAAGTTCTATAGCCGTAAAGAAATCCGTGATGTCATTTCTTACTTGAACTTAGTTGCCAATCCTGCGGATAATATTAGCTTTGAACGTGTGATTAATGAACCTAAACGTGGAGTTGGGCCTGGTACGCTTGAAAAGATTCGCACCTTTGCCTATGAGCAAAACATGAGTCTCCTAGATGCATCAGCTAATATTATGTTGTCACCGATCAAGGGGAAAGCAGCTCAGGGCGTTTACGATTTTGCTAACATGATTCTGAATCTACGTGACCAGCTAGATGGGCTAAGCATCACTGAAGCTGTAGAGACAGTTTTAGATAAGTCTGGTTATCTGGATGCTCTTTCTATGCAACAAACACTTGAAAGTCAAGCACGCATTGAAAATATTGAAGAATTCATGTCTGTTACTAAGAATTTTGATGAAACCAACACCGATGGTACGGAAGACGAGACTGGTATTGACCGTTTAGGCCGTTTCTTGAACGATCTAGCGTTGATTGCTGATACGGACGATGGTGATATGGAAGCAGCAGAAGTAACCTTGATGACTCTCCATGCTGCTAAAGGACTTGAATTTCCAGTTGTCTTTCTTATCGGTATGGAAGAGGGGGTCTTCCCTTTGTCTCGTGCCTCAGAAGATCCAGAAGAACTCGAAGAAGAGCGTCGCTTAGCTTACGTAGGTATTACCCGTGCTGAAGAGATTCTTTTCCTTACCAACGCTAATACACGTACGCTTTTCGGTAAGACTAGCTATAATCGTCCTAGCCGTTTCTTGCGTGAAATTTCAGATGATTTATTACAATATCAAGGTCTAGCTCGTCCAGCCAATTCATCATTTGGTGTTCGTTTTACAAAGGAAGAGCCAACACAATTTGGTCAAGGCATGAGTTTACAACAAGCGCTTCAGACCAGAAAAGCAAATGCACAACCTCAAAGACATACGGGCGCTCAGCCATTTTCAAAAGCTACTGGCGGACTACCTTTTGGCAAGACTTCAGACTCTGGCAATTCAGCTACTGACTGGGAAATCGGAGATATCGCTCACCACAAGAAGTGGGGAGATGGTACCGTTCTAGAAGTAACTGGAAGTGGCAAGACGCAAGAACTTAAGATAAAATTCCCAGAAGTTGGACTTAAAAAGGTTTTAGCAAGTGTAGCACCTATTGAGAAGAAATAG
- a CDS encoding DUF1858 domain-containing protein, whose translation MTTNTIDLSQPVATIIKEHPEVKDLLISLGFKPLSNPAMLNTVGKVTSLKAGSKLANIPLDKIKQTLLSNGYDVIGD comes from the coding sequence ATGACTACCAACACCATAGATTTATCACAACCAGTCGCAACAATCATAAAAGAGCATCCAGAAGTTAAGGATTTACTGATTAGCCTTGGTTTTAAGCCCTTGTCTAACCCAGCTATGCTAAATACTGTCGGTAAGGTGACCAGTCTAAAAGCTGGCTCTAAGTTAGCTAATATTCCCCTAGATAAGATCAAGCAAACCTTACTATCCAATGGTTATGATGTCATCGGAGACTAA
- a CDS encoding O-acetylhomoserine aminocarboxypropyltransferase/cysteine synthase family protein — MSREFSFETLQLHAGQTPDKETKSRAVPIYQTTSYVFDDAQEGEDLFALRKPGNIYTRITNPTVAVLEERIAALEGGVGALATASGMAAITYAVLGLAHAGDHVVAATTLYGGTFNLLKETLPRYGVTTTFVDVDNPEEIEAAIKDNTKLVLIESLGNPLINIPDFEKIAEIAHSHKIPLVADNTFGTPYLINVISHGVDIVVHSATKFIGGHGTTIGGLIVDSGKFDWEASGKFPQLVDEDPSYHNISYTRDVGPAAFITALRTQLLRDTGAALAPFNAFLLLQGLETLSLRVERHVENAKKIVDFLENHPKVEKVNYPGLPSSPYYDLAQKYFPKGPGSIFTFHVKGGQEEARTVIDNLEIFSDLANVADAKSLVVHPATTTHQQLAEADLLACGVTPNQIRISVGLENADDLIEDLKLALDKI; from the coding sequence ATGTCACGAGAATTTTCATTTGAAACCTTACAATTACACGCTGGACAAACACCTGACAAGGAAACAAAATCACGTGCGGTTCCAATTTACCAAACAACTTCATATGTTTTTGACGATGCTCAAGAAGGTGAAGATCTCTTTGCCCTTAGAAAACCGGGTAATATTTACACACGTATTACCAATCCAACAGTAGCAGTACTTGAAGAACGTATTGCAGCCCTCGAAGGTGGTGTTGGTGCCTTGGCTACGGCTTCAGGTATGGCTGCAATCACCTATGCGGTCCTTGGTTTGGCACATGCTGGCGATCATGTTGTTGCTGCGACAACCCTCTACGGTGGAACATTCAATCTCTTAAAAGAAACTCTTCCACGCTATGGTGTCACAACAACTTTTGTAGATGTTGACAATCCTGAAGAAATTGAAGCTGCTATCAAAGATAATACCAAACTTGTCTTGATTGAGTCTTTGGGTAATCCGCTTATCAACATTCCTGATTTTGAAAAGATTGCTGAAATTGCTCACAGCCATAAGATTCCATTGGTTGCTGACAATACTTTTGGGACTCCATATCTCATCAATGTTATCTCCCATGGTGTAGATATCGTAGTTCATTCTGCGACTAAGTTTATCGGTGGACATGGAACAACTATCGGTGGTCTTATCGTCGATTCTGGTAAATTTGACTGGGAAGCTTCAGGCAAGTTCCCACAATTGGTTGACGAAGACCCATCTTACCACAATATCAGCTATACACGTGATGTTGGTCCAGCAGCATTTATCACTGCCCTTCGTACCCAACTTTTGCGTGACACAGGGGCTGCCTTGGCACCTTTCAATGCTTTCTTACTTTTACAAGGACTTGAAACACTTTCACTTCGTGTCGAACGCCATGTCGAAAATGCTAAAAAAATCGTAGACTTTTTGGAAAATCATCCAAAAGTTGAAAAAGTTAACTATCCTGGATTGCCATCAAGTCCTTACTATGACTTGGCACAAAAATACTTCCCTAAAGGACCAGGTTCTATTTTCACTTTCCATGTTAAAGGTGGACAAGAAGAAGCACGTACCGTTATTGATAATCTTGAAATCTTCTCAGATTTGGCTAACGTTGCTGATGCAAAATCTTTGGTGGTTCACCCTGCAACAACAACTCACCAACAATTGGCAGAAGCAGATTTGCTAGCTTGTGGTGTCACTCCAAATCAAATTCGTATCTCAGTTGGTTTAGAAAATGCAGATGATTTGATTGAAGATTTAAAACTAGCCCTTGATAAAATTTAA
- a CDS encoding DUF438 domain-containing protein: MENNRIQILKEILLDLHHGASPESVQERFNQHFKGVSALEISMMEHELMSSEDGVTFEDVMSLCNVHANLFKGAIADVEVADADQEGHPVYVFKQENLALRSAILRIRRIIENISKPENEDFKSDLVNGLKHQMSLLGQFHNHYTRKEKLFFPIMERYGHDSPPKVMWGVDDDIRKLFRAAEAKLKELPDADLEEFSKSFEAFSEEFEAMIFKEEAILLMILLETFTQDDWLSIAEESDAYGYAIIKPTAVWKPKRERFKKDNTETSQEQSGLSTDAHTGNTRIIETPEGQFTISFTPKPKTETVVDRETTQPFGNGYLSVEQANLILNHLPLEITFVNKDDIFQYYNDNVPANEMVFKRTPSQIGRNVELCHPPKVLDKVKKIFELLRSGERDQVPMWFKSERLGKFVYVTYAAVRDDKGDFQGVLEYVQDIKPFFELESDLKRDID, encoded by the coding sequence ATGGAAAACAATCGTATTCAAATACTCAAAGAAATTCTCCTAGATTTACACCATGGAGCCAGTCCTGAGAGTGTTCAAGAGCGCTTCAATCAACACTTCAAGGGAGTATCTGCCCTTGAAATCTCTATGATGGAGCATGAATTGATGTCATCTGAAGATGGGGTTACCTTTGAAGATGTTATGAGCCTTTGTAATGTCCATGCTAACCTCTTTAAAGGAGCTATTGCTGATGTGGAAGTGGCAGACGCTGATCAAGAGGGTCACCCTGTCTATGTCTTTAAACAAGAGAATTTAGCCCTACGTTCAGCTATTCTCCGTATCCGACGTATCATAGAAAATATCAGTAAGCCTGAAAATGAAGACTTTAAATCTGACCTAGTCAATGGACTTAAACATCAGATGTCTTTATTGGGACAATTCCATAACCATTACACACGTAAAGAAAAGCTCTTCTTTCCAATAATGGAGCGTTATGGTCATGATTCTCCTCCAAAGGTTATGTGGGGAGTAGACGATGATATCCGAAAACTTTTTAGAGCGGCAGAAGCTAAACTAAAAGAACTTCCAGATGCTGATTTAGAAGAATTTTCAAAGTCCTTTGAAGCTTTCTCAGAAGAATTTGAAGCCATGATTTTCAAGGAAGAAGCTATCTTACTTATGATTCTGCTTGAAACCTTCACGCAGGATGATTGGCTTTCAATTGCCGAAGAAAGTGATGCCTATGGCTATGCAATTATAAAACCTACAGCCGTCTGGAAACCTAAGCGTGAGCGTTTTAAGAAAGACAATACGGAAACATCGCAAGAACAGTCAGGTCTGAGCACTGACGCACATACGGGCAATACCCGAATTATTGAAACCCCAGAAGGGCAATTCACCATCAGCTTCACCCCAAAACCAAAAACTGAAACTGTCGTAGATAGAGAAACAACGCAACCTTTTGGCAATGGTTATCTTTCTGTGGAGCAGGCCAATCTTATTCTAAATCATCTCCCTTTGGAAATTACTTTCGTCAATAAAGACGATATTTTCCAATACTATAATGATAATGTTCCTGCCAATGAAATGGTTTTTAAACGAACACCTAGCCAAATTGGACGAAACGTTGAACTTTGTCATCCGCCAAAAGTGCTTGATAAGGTCAAGAAAATCTTTGAATTACTAAGGAGTGGAGAGCGTGACCAAGTTCCAATGTGGTTCAAATCTGAACGTTTAGGAAAATTCGTCTATGTTACCTATGCAGCTGTTAGAGATGACAAGGGAGACTTTCAGGGCGTCTTAGAGTATGTGCAAGATATTAAACCTTTCTTTGAACTGGAAAGCGATCTTAAAAGAGATATTGATTAA
- a CDS encoding HAD hydrolase family protein, with the protein MPSYALRTIVSYCDTYNLPYFIDDTFNYAIQNPEQIPFLSNVDSLNKARILPVQELNKPIKAVIPLAEHEDIREDLIFNLNKLECLDLIYHDIERCLYINPKGVTKASTVLNHFGRNFVTFGNDQNDISLFKNAIYDVQVGNYPYLKDFADEVIPAINTVIAKKIKQLFEKF; encoded by the coding sequence ATACCTTCTTATGCTCTCAGAACGATTGTTAGCTACTGTGATACCTATAATCTCCCTTATTTTATTGATGATACCTTTAATTATGCTATTCAAAATCCTGAACAGATTCCTTTCCTTTCAAATGTTGACTCATTAAATAAAGCAAGGATTTTGCCTGTCCAAGAACTTAATAAGCCCATTAAAGCTGTTATTCCACTTGCAGAGCATGAGGATATCCGAGAAGACCTTATCTTTAATCTAAACAAACTGGAATGTTTAGACCTTATTTACCACGATATAGAAAGGTGTCTCTACATTAATCCTAAAGGAGTGACTAAGGCTAGTACAGTTTTAAACCACTTTGGCAGAAACTTTGTAACTTTTGGAAATGACCAAAATGATATTTCTCTTTTCAAAAATGCTATATATGATGTGCAAGTTGGCAATTATCCTTACCTGAAAGACTTTGCGGATGAAGTCATTCCTGCAATTAATACAGTGATTGCGAAAAAAATTAAACAACTGTTTGAAAAGTTCTAA
- a CDS encoding bifunctional riboflavin kinase/FAD synthetase, translating to MKITSINDYKDIHQEKGTVLVLGYFDALHRGHKVLFDKARQIADDKQLEVAVLTFNESPQLTFQRYTDDLLLHITAPQRRCDLFEAYGTDQLYLTDFNSDFARTSSDDFIARYIKRLKAQEVVVGFDYKFGHHRTDVDYLARNFSGNVHVIEEQQSDGEKISSTRVRQLIREGNVKEANKLLGHEFSTRGIVVHGDARGRTIGFPTANLAPIDRTFLPADGVYVADVVIDGKRYRSMTSLGKNVTFGGTELRLEANIFDFEGDIYGKTIEVFWLDYIRDMIKFNNIEELCAQLEADKKIAEKF from the coding sequence ATGAAAATAACTTCTATTAACGATTATAAAGATATCCATCAGGAAAAGGGTACAGTCCTTGTCTTAGGCTATTTCGATGCGCTTCATCGTGGTCACAAGGTCCTTTTTGATAAGGCGCGCCAGATTGCTGATGACAAACAACTTGAAGTAGCTGTCCTTACCTTTAATGAAAGTCCTCAACTGACTTTTCAACGGTATACAGATGATCTCCTTCTGCATATTACAGCACCTCAAAGGCGTTGTGATCTTTTTGAAGCCTATGGAACAGATCAGCTTTATTTAACAGATTTCAATAGTGATTTTGCCCGAACGAGTTCAGATGATTTCATTGCCCGCTATATTAAGCGTTTAAAAGCTCAAGAGGTTGTTGTGGGCTTTGATTACAAGTTTGGCCATCATCGAACAGATGTGGACTATCTTGCCCGTAATTTTTCTGGTAATGTCCATGTCATTGAAGAGCAACAAAGCGATGGTGAAAAGATTTCGTCAACACGTGTACGTCAATTAATACGAGAAGGTAATGTTAAAGAAGCCAATAAACTTCTTGGCCACGAATTCTCGACACGTGGCATCGTGGTACATGGTGATGCCCGTGGACGAACCATTGGTTTTCCAACTGCTAATTTAGCACCAATCGACAGAACTTTTCTACCTGCTGATGGCGTCTATGTTGCTGATGTGGTGATTGATGGTAAACGCTATCGTTCCATGACTAGCCTAGGTAAAAACGTTACCTTTGGGGGAACAGAACTCCGCCTTGAAGCCAATATCTTTGATTTTGAAGGCGATATTTATGGAAAAACAATCGAAGTTTTTTGGCTAGATTATATCCGTGATATGATTAAGTTCAATAATATAGAGGAACTTTGTGCTCAACTGGAGGCCGATAAAAAAATCGCGGAAAAATTTTAA
- the truB gene encoding tRNA pseudouridine(55) synthase TruB, giving the protein MISGIINLKKEAGMTSHDAVFKLRKILQEKKIGHGGTLDPDVTGVLPIAVGKATRVIEYMTEAGKVYEGEITIGFSTTTEDASGEIVQITPVTELDEEAVDKAMASFEGEITQIPPMYSAVKVNGKKLYEYARAGEEVERPQRQVTITEFVRTSPIELENDTARFTFRVACSKGTYVRTLSVDLGAKLGYASHMSALRRTASAGLTLDKALTLSQISEMVEAGDTSFLLPIEFGVQDLPTVQVTEDDAKEISFGRFIAIDSQEPLVAAFLEDKVLAIMEKRNQVYKPRKVLSQ; this is encoded by the coding sequence ATGATTTCAGGAATTATTAATCTAAAAAAAGAGGCTGGAATGACCAGTCATGATGCTGTATTTAAACTACGCAAAATATTACAAGAGAAAAAAATCGGACATGGTGGTACCCTTGATCCAGATGTTACTGGTGTCCTACCTATAGCAGTTGGAAAAGCGACTCGTGTCATTGAATACATGACTGAAGCAGGGAAGGTCTACGAAGGAGAAATTACCATTGGCTTTTCGACAACTACCGAGGATGCTAGTGGAGAAATCGTCCAAATAACTCCAGTAACAGAGCTTGATGAAGAAGCCGTTGACAAGGCAATGGCAAGTTTTGAGGGAGAAATCACACAAATTCCCCCTATGTACTCAGCAGTTAAGGTCAACGGAAAGAAACTTTATGAGTACGCACGCGCTGGAGAAGAAGTAGAACGTCCACAACGTCAAGTGACCATTACCGAATTTGTCCGTACCTCACCCATCGAGCTAGAAAACGACACTGCGAGATTCACCTTCCGTGTTGCTTGTAGCAAGGGAACTTATGTCCGTACCTTATCTGTTGATTTGGGTGCTAAACTCGGCTACGCGAGTCATATGTCTGCTCTTCGTCGAACAGCCTCAGCTGGTCTAACCTTAGATAAGGCACTAACACTCTCACAAATTTCAGAAATGGTAGAAGCAGGGGATACGTCCTTCCTCCTTCCTATCGAATTTGGTGTTCAGGATCTGCCAACAGTACAAGTCACTGAAGATGATGCTAAAGAAATCTCATTTGGTCGCTTTATTGCTATTGATAGCCAAGAACCCTTGGTTGCGGCCTTTTTAGAAGACAAAGTTCTAGCCATCATGGAAAAGCGAAATCAAGTTTATAAACCTAGAAAAGTATTAAGTCAATGA
- a CDS encoding HAD hydrolase family protein has translation MKFVFDLDGTLCFDGMTMSKELQEVLLTAPKYGHEIIFATARSYRDCLSILEGELKKLTVVLA, from the coding sequence ATGAAATTTGTTTTTGATTTGGATGGAACCCTATGTTTTGATGGTATGACTATGTCAAAAGAACTACAAGAGGTTCTTTTAACAGCACCTAAATACGGTCATGAGATTATTTTTGCAACAGCACGCTCTTACAGAGACTGTCTTAGTATTTTGGAGGGAGAATTGAAAAAGCTGACAGTAGTTTTGGCTTAA